From the Pseudomonas putida genome, one window contains:
- a CDS encoding tetratricopeptide repeat protein, whose amino-acid sequence MIDFWPQWLRPLWLLVVPLLGWLLFKLWHRRKRAGRWQMILPPAFHPVLLGGGSGSNSKLPWVALGLAWLLVVLALLGPSWQRLEETRQRPADPLVILLELTPQMLAEDVAPNRLEQARRKILDLLEHRNDSQTALIVYAGSAHTLVPLSDDLGTTRNLLEAIDPSIMPKPGQRADLAVQKGLALLAQSGLGQGRLLLVGSALSAPERQGITQALGRQGPSLLMLGIGTGDGAPVRQANGEYLKDDQGGILLPRLDSASLKAFISGTGGRYRHARIDDLDLRGLGLFDNPRHLHDAGQTLQLDSWADQGYWLLLPLLLLAACAGRRGWLFCLPLLLALPQPSQAFEFNDLWLRPDQQGQMLLRKQRPADAARHFHDPQWRGMALYQAGDYAGAAEAFAQGDSAAAHYNRGNALARSGELEAALDAYEQALERQPDLQPALANQALVQQLLQQREAQAEEQPANSDAQGTPGSETEGNSSSASSPTQGTPGSEEQAKAEQPGEGSNNSQAAPGNQGGDDDSITQPPQRPVSTSLDAEQRQALEQWLREIPDNPAELLRRKFWYEQQLHQEKTR is encoded by the coding sequence ATGATCGATTTCTGGCCACAATGGCTGCGCCCGCTCTGGCTGCTGGTCGTGCCCCTGCTCGGCTGGCTGCTGTTCAAACTGTGGCACCGACGCAAACGCGCCGGGCGCTGGCAGATGATCCTGCCGCCAGCGTTTCACCCGGTGCTGCTTGGCGGTGGTAGCGGCAGCAACAGCAAGCTGCCGTGGGTGGCCCTGGGCCTGGCCTGGCTGCTGGTGGTGCTGGCCCTGCTCGGGCCGAGCTGGCAGCGCCTGGAAGAAACCCGCCAGCGTCCGGCCGACCCGCTGGTGATCCTGCTCGAACTGACCCCGCAGATGCTTGCCGAAGACGTTGCGCCCAACCGCCTGGAACAGGCCCGGCGCAAGATCCTCGACCTGCTCGAACACCGCAATGACAGCCAGACCGCGCTGATCGTCTATGCCGGCAGTGCGCACACCCTGGTGCCGCTGTCGGATGACCTTGGCACCACGCGTAACCTGCTGGAAGCCATCGACCCGTCGATCATGCCCAAACCCGGTCAACGCGCCGACCTGGCCGTACAAAAAGGCCTGGCCCTGCTGGCCCAGAGCGGCCTCGGCCAGGGTCGCCTGCTGCTGGTCGGCTCGGCGCTGAGCGCGCCGGAGCGCCAAGGCATCACCCAGGCCCTCGGCCGCCAGGGCCCGAGCCTGCTGATGCTCGGCATCGGCACCGGCGACGGCGCGCCAGTGCGCCAGGCCAATGGCGAGTACCTCAAGGATGACCAGGGTGGCATCCTCCTGCCGCGACTCGACAGCGCCAGCCTCAAGGCCTTCATCAGTGGTACCGGCGGGCGCTACCGCCATGCCCGCATCGACGACCTCGACCTGCGCGGCCTTGGCCTGTTCGACAACCCGCGCCACCTGCACGATGCCGGCCAGACCCTGCAACTGGACAGCTGGGCCGACCAGGGCTACTGGCTGTTGCTGCCGTTGTTGCTGCTGGCCGCCTGTGCCGGGCGCCGCGGCTGGCTGTTCTGCCTGCCGCTGCTGCTGGCCCTGCCGCAACCGAGCCAGGCCTTCGAGTTCAATGACTTGTGGCTGCGCCCCGATCAACAGGGCCAGATGCTGCTGCGCAAACAACGCCCGGCAGACGCCGCCCGGCACTTCCACGACCCGCAATGGCGCGGCATGGCGCTGTACCAGGCCGGCGACTATGCCGGTGCCGCCGAGGCCTTCGCCCAGGGCGACAGCGCCGCAGCCCACTACAATCGAGGCAATGCCCTGGCCCGCAGTGGCGAACTGGAAGCCGCCCTGGATGCCTACGAACAGGCCCTGGAGCGCCAGCCCGACCTGCAGCCGGCACTGGCCAACCAGGCGCTGGTGCAGCAACTGCTGCAGCAACGTGAGGCCCAGGCCGAGGAGCAACCGGCCAACAGCGATGCCCAAGGTACCCCCGGCAGTGAAACCGAAGGCAACAGCAGCTCGGCCAGCAGCCCTACCCAAGGCACGCCCGGCAGTGAGGAACAGGCCAAGGCCGAACAACCCGGCGAAGGCAGCAACAACAGCCAGGCGGCGCCTGGCAACCAGGGCGGCGATGACGACAGCATCACCCAGCCGCCGCAGCGCCCGGTATCGACCAGCCTCGATGCCGAACAGCGACAGGCCCTGGAACAATGGCTGCGCGAGATCCCCGACAACCCGGCGGAGCTGTTGCGGCGCAAATTCTGGTATGAACAGCAATTGCATCAGGAAAAAACACGATGA
- a CDS encoding vWA domain-containing protein — protein MFELAWPWVFALLPLPWLARLVLPAADSGEPVLKVGFLDELEGLAGRRARLNLPTLRQQAPYVLIWLLLLLAAARPQWLGEPVPVAASGRDLLVAVDVSGSMDFPDMQWKDEDISRLDLVKALLGDFLQDREGDRVGLILFGSQAYLQAPLTFDRRTVRTFLDEAQIGIAGKNTAIGDAIGLAVKRLRQRPAQSRVLVLVTDGANNGGQIHPLTAARLAAQEGVRIYTIGIGANPEASGTPGLLGLNPSLDLDEASLKEIADITHGAYFRAHDGAELNAIGDTLDQLEPVAQQPTQARTAKALYAWPLALALLLSVLLVVAVQWPDNLLHKVLRKPRFLQPHPEWRQRLKRLRLRKRR, from the coding sequence ATGTTTGAACTGGCCTGGCCGTGGGTCTTCGCGCTGCTGCCGCTGCCGTGGCTGGCGCGCCTGGTGCTGCCCGCCGCCGACAGCGGCGAGCCGGTGCTCAAGGTCGGCTTCCTCGACGAGCTGGAAGGCCTGGCCGGGCGCCGCGCACGCCTGAATCTGCCGACCCTGCGCCAGCAGGCGCCGTATGTGCTGATCTGGCTGTTACTGCTGCTGGCCGCGGCGCGCCCGCAATGGCTCGGTGAGCCGGTGCCGGTGGCCGCCAGCGGCCGCGACCTGCTGGTGGCGGTGGATGTGTCGGGCTCGATGGACTTCCCCGACATGCAGTGGAAAGACGAAGACATCAGCCGCCTCGACCTGGTCAAGGCGCTGCTCGGCGACTTCCTGCAGGACCGCGAAGGCGACCGTGTCGGCCTGATCCTGTTTGGCAGCCAGGCCTACCTGCAGGCCCCGCTGACCTTCGACCGGCGCACCGTGCGCACCTTCCTTGACGAAGCGCAGATTGGCATCGCCGGCAAGAACACCGCCATCGGTGACGCCATCGGCCTGGCGGTCAAGCGCCTGCGCCAACGCCCGGCACAAAGCCGGGTATTGGTGCTGGTCACCGATGGCGCCAACAACGGTGGGCAGATCCACCCGCTGACCGCCGCCCGCCTGGCTGCCCAGGAAGGCGTGCGCATCTACACCATCGGCATCGGCGCCAACCCCGAGGCCAGCGGCACGCCCGGCCTGCTCGGCCTGAACCCGAGCCTGGACCTCGACGAAGCGTCGCTCAAGGAAATTGCCGACATCACCCACGGTGCCTACTTCCGCGCCCATGACGGTGCCGAGCTGAACGCCATCGGCGACACCCTCGACCAGCTGGAGCCAGTGGCCCAGCAACCGACCCAGGCGCGCACCGCCAAAGCCCTGTATGCCTGGCCGCTGGCCTTGGCCCTGCTGCTCAGCGTGTTGCTGGTGGTGGCGGTGCAATGGCCCGACAACCTGCTGCACAAGGTGCTGCGCAAACCGCGTTTCCTGCAGCCCCATCCGGAATGGCGCCAGCGCCTGAAACGCCTGCGCCTGAGGAAACGCCGATGA
- a CDS encoding DUF4381 domain-containing protein, which produces MNPLDQLQPLIAPPAIGLWPPAPGWWLLLALLPLLVWGLWRLRRWRPGKRPVVRAELPLDPVRLEALAELARLPRPYDGAPAGAWLQQINALLKRLCRNHYPGANSHTLNGRQWLAFLDNRCPAAGLTRWMVLVEGAYKPECKLDDKAIVGLSQAVETWIRKHV; this is translated from the coding sequence ATGAACCCGCTGGACCAGCTGCAACCGCTGATCGCACCGCCAGCGATCGGCCTGTGGCCGCCGGCACCGGGCTGGTGGCTGCTGCTCGCGCTGCTGCCGCTGCTGGTCTGGGGCCTGTGGCGGTTGCGCCGCTGGCGCCCGGGCAAGCGTCCGGTGGTGCGCGCCGAGCTGCCACTCGACCCGGTGCGCCTGGAAGCCCTGGCCGAACTCGCCCGCCTGCCGCGCCCCTACGACGGCGCGCCGGCCGGCGCCTGGCTGCAGCAGATCAACGCCCTGCTCAAGCGCCTGTGCCGCAACCACTACCCCGGCGCCAACAGCCATACCTTGAACGGCCGCCAGTGGCTGGCCTTTCTCGACAACCGCTGCCCGGCCGCCGGCCTGACCCGCTGGATGGTGCTGGTCGAAGGCGCCTACAAGCCCGAGTGCAAGCTCGACGACAAGGCCATCGTCGGGCTCAGCCAGGCGGTCGAAACCTGGATTCGCAAACATGTTTGA
- a CDS encoding DUF58 domain-containing protein, which translates to MPTAPQAEPGIRIGLAELIDMRHRVREIQLFSRPGQRSPLVGLHHSKLRGRGVDFDQVRVYQAGDDVRNIDWRVTARTQEPHTKLFHEERERPIFILVEQSQRLFFGSGLMFKSVLAAEAAALFGWAALGHNDRIGGLVFGDNEHHEIKPRRSKQSLLQLLNRLAKVNQALHTEAAPQTDSLGLALRRAREVLRPGSLAIVICDERSLSAQAEQHLAMLSRHCDLLLMPVSDPLDHALPAAGLLRFAQRGSQLELDTLDANLRQAYRQQAEARIERWELMAQKLRVLLMPLSTQSEMIEQLREYLNAQRPRGDS; encoded by the coding sequence ATGCCCACCGCGCCGCAGGCCGAACCCGGCATCCGCATCGGCCTCGCCGAACTGATCGACATGCGCCACCGCGTGCGCGAGATCCAGCTGTTTTCCCGCCCCGGCCAGCGCAGCCCGCTGGTCGGCCTGCACCATTCCAAGCTGCGCGGGCGCGGCGTGGACTTCGACCAGGTGCGCGTGTACCAGGCCGGTGACGATGTACGCAACATCGACTGGCGCGTCACCGCACGCACTCAGGAGCCGCACACCAAGCTGTTCCACGAGGAACGCGAACGGCCGATCTTCATCCTCGTCGAACAGAGCCAGCGCCTGTTCTTCGGCTCGGGGCTGATGTTCAAGTCGGTGCTTGCAGCCGAGGCTGCCGCGCTGTTCGGCTGGGCCGCACTGGGCCACAACGACCGCATCGGCGGGCTGGTGTTCGGCGATAACGAGCACCACGAGATCAAGCCACGGCGCAGCAAACAGAGCCTGCTGCAGCTGCTCAACCGCCTGGCCAAGGTCAACCAGGCCCTGCACACCGAAGCCGCGCCGCAGACCGACAGCCTCGGCCTGGCCCTGCGCCGCGCCCGTGAAGTACTGCGCCCCGGCAGCCTGGCCATCGTCATCTGCGACGAACGCTCGCTCAGTGCCCAGGCCGAGCAACACCTGGCCATGCTCTCGCGCCATTGCGACCTGTTGCTGATGCCGGTGTCCGACCCGCTCGACCACGCCCTGCCCGCCGCCGGCCTGCTGCGCTTCGCCCAGCGCGGCTCGCAGCTGGAGCTCGACACCCTGGACGCCAACCTGCGCCAGGCCTACCGTCAACAGGCCGAAGCGCGCATCGAGCGCTGGGAGCTGATGGCGCAGAAGCTGCGCGTGCTGCTGATGCCGCTGAGCACCCAGAGCGAGATGATCGAACAATTGCGCGAATACCTGAACGCCCAGCGACCACGGGGCGATTCATGA
- a CDS encoding AAA family ATPase, which translates to MEHREALIALRTFLSSQILGQEKLVERLLIVLLADGHMLVEGAPGLAKTKAIKELAEGIEAQFHRIQFTPDLLPADITGTEIYRPETGSFVFQQGPIFHNLVLADEINRAPAKVQSALLEAMAERQVSVGRSTYDLSPLFLVMATQNPIEQEGTYPLPEAQLDRFLMHVKIGFPDAAVERRILAQARGEALGGEVKPERRVSQQAIFAARKEILGLYMADAVEEYLVQLVMATRTPAKFDTELADWIAYGASPRGSIALDRCARAHAWLAGRDFVSPEDIQAVLFDVLRHRIILSFEAEAAGIDQDRVVQRILDVVAVA; encoded by the coding sequence ATGGAACACCGTGAAGCGCTGATCGCGCTACGCACCTTTCTTTCCTCCCAGATCCTAGGCCAGGAGAAGCTGGTCGAGCGGCTGTTGATCGTGTTGCTGGCCGACGGCCACATGCTGGTTGAAGGTGCGCCGGGGCTGGCCAAGACCAAGGCCATCAAAGAGCTGGCCGAAGGCATCGAGGCGCAGTTCCATCGCATCCAGTTCACCCCCGACCTGCTCCCCGCCGACATCACCGGCACCGAGATCTATCGCCCGGAAACCGGCAGCTTCGTGTTCCAGCAGGGGCCGATCTTCCACAACCTGGTGCTGGCCGACGAAATCAACCGCGCCCCGGCCAAGGTGCAGTCGGCGCTGCTCGAAGCCATGGCCGAGCGCCAGGTCAGCGTGGGCCGCAGCACCTACGACCTGTCGCCGCTGTTCCTGGTGATGGCCACGCAGAACCCGATCGAGCAGGAAGGCACCTACCCGCTGCCCGAAGCCCAGCTCGACCGCTTCCTGATGCACGTGAAGATCGGCTTCCCCGATGCCGCCGTAGAGCGCCGTATCCTCGCCCAGGCCCGTGGCGAAGCGCTGGGCGGCGAAGTGAAGCCCGAGCGCCGGGTCAGTCAGCAAGCGATCTTTGCCGCACGCAAGGAAATCCTCGGCCTGTACATGGCCGACGCCGTGGAGGAATACCTGGTGCAACTGGTCATGGCCACCCGCACCCCGGCCAAGTTCGACACCGAGTTGGCCGACTGGATCGCCTATGGCGCCAGCCCGCGTGGTTCGATCGCCCTCGACCGCTGCGCGCGTGCCCATGCCTGGCTGGCCGGGCGCGACTTCGTCAGCCCGGAAGACATCCAGGCGGTGCTGTTCGATGTGCTGCGCCACCGCATCATCCTGTCGTTCGAAGCCGAAGCGGCGGGGATCGACCAGGACCGGGTGGTCCAGCGCATCCTCGACGTCGTGGCCGTTGCCTGA
- a CDS encoding MFS transporter, translating to MSVHEAAPAAHETPQQQRKRLRKVAAATIFGSMLEWYDFYLYATMAAIVFSKIFFDASNPAVASLLAFSTFAIGFIARPFGGILFGYLGDRFGRKHVLVITFCMMGVCTALIGLIPGYASIGIWAPILLVVIRIIQGLGAGAELSGAAVTSYEHASEGKRGSQGAWPALGLNLGLLLSSLTVYLLTMNGNEFLLAGGWRIPFIASIALVAVGLWVRKSIPETPDFKELDKADSSKPQVSPLKLLFRNDLKGLAVVFFVAIGYNALSYIFKTFSLAYLTQFKGVEAHVTSLSVTIASLVAIFAVPFFGWLCDRWSSKTVLMLGGVLSALFAYPFLQLLSTGEPTQIYIAIAIGTGILAPMMFAPQGSFLSRQFPTQTRSSGFGTGREIGTAVAGGLAPLGGLALVAGSATHSTDGVALILAIAGVLVVVFALCDQGRKHSTSKN from the coding sequence ATGTCGGTACATGAGGCGGCCCCGGCCGCGCACGAGACTCCGCAACAGCAACGCAAGCGCCTGCGCAAGGTGGCGGCGGCGACCATCTTCGGCTCGATGCTGGAGTGGTACGACTTCTACCTCTACGCGACCATGGCAGCGATCGTGTTCTCGAAGATCTTCTTCGATGCCAGCAACCCGGCGGTGGCCTCGCTGCTGGCCTTCTCCACTTTCGCCATCGGTTTCATCGCCCGCCCCTTCGGCGGCATCCTGTTCGGCTACCTGGGCGACCGCTTCGGGCGCAAGCATGTGCTGGTGATCACCTTCTGCATGATGGGCGTGTGCACGGCGCTGATCGGGCTGATTCCAGGCTATGCCAGCATCGGCATCTGGGCACCGATCCTGCTGGTGGTGATCCGAATCATCCAGGGCCTGGGCGCGGGGGCCGAGCTGTCCGGCGCAGCAGTCACTTCCTACGAACATGCCAGCGAAGGCAAGCGCGGCAGCCAGGGCGCCTGGCCGGCGCTGGGTCTGAACCTGGGCCTGCTGCTGTCGTCGCTCACCGTGTACCTGCTGACCATGAATGGCAACGAGTTCCTCCTGGCCGGTGGCTGGCGCATCCCGTTCATTGCCAGCATCGCCCTGGTGGCGGTCGGCCTGTGGGTGCGCAAGAGCATCCCCGAGACACCGGACTTCAAGGAACTCGACAAGGCCGATAGCAGCAAGCCACAGGTGTCGCCGCTGAAGCTGCTGTTCAGGAACGACCTCAAGGGCCTGGCCGTGGTGTTCTTCGTGGCCATCGGCTACAACGCCCTGAGCTACATCTTCAAGACCTTCTCGCTGGCCTACCTGACCCAGTTCAAGGGCGTGGAAGCGCATGTCACCTCGCTGTCGGTGACCATCGCCAGCTTGGTGGCGATCTTCGCCGTGCCGTTCTTCGGCTGGCTGTGCGACCGCTGGAGCAGCAAGACCGTGCTGATGCTCGGCGGGGTTCTGTCGGCACTGTTCGCCTACCCGTTCCTGCAGCTGTTGAGCACCGGTGAGCCTACCCAGATCTACATCGCCATCGCGATCGGCACCGGCATTCTTGCGCCGATGATGTTCGCCCCGCAGGGGTCGTTCCTCAGCCGCCAGTTCCCGACCCAGACACGCTCGTCGGGCTTTGGCACCGGCCGTGAGATCGGCACCGCGGTAGCCGGTGGCCTGGCACCGCTGGGCGGCCTGGCCCTGGTGGCCGGGTCGGCGACCCATTCCACCGATGGCGTGGCGCTTATCCTGGCGATTGCCGGGGTGCTGGTGGTGGTGTTCGCCCTCTGCGACCAGGGGCGCAAGCATTCCACTTCGAAGAACTGA
- the lhgO gene encoding L-2-hydroxyglutarate oxidase, with the protein MTYDYCIIGGGIVGLATAMALLEQRPGASLLILEKEASLGRHQTGHNSGVIHAGIYYAPGSLKAELCKRGAQATKDFCSEHGIAFEVCGKLLVASNDLEVQRMQALYERSQQNGLKVERLDAAALAEREPNIVGKGALFLDATGIVDYTQVCNAMAKVIRQAGGEVHLSTRVRAIQEHADHVAIGTDNHTWRARQLVACAGLQSDRLARLAGVKIDHQIIPFRGEYYRLPASKNQIVNHLIYPIPDPELPFLGVHLTRMIDGSVTVGPNAVLGFGRENYRKLSVNWRDVAEYARFPGFWKTIWNNLGSGTTEMKNSLFKRGYLEQCRKYCPSLEVADLLPYEAGIRAQAVMRDGTLVHDFLFAETPRMVHVCNAPSPAATSAIPIGQMIAEKILKAR; encoded by the coding sequence ATGACTTACGACTACTGCATCATCGGCGGCGGCATCGTCGGCCTCGCCACCGCGATGGCCCTGCTCGAACAGCGCCCGGGCGCATCCCTGCTGATCCTGGAGAAGGAAGCCAGCCTCGGTCGCCACCAGACCGGCCACAACAGTGGCGTGATTCATGCGGGCATCTACTACGCACCGGGCAGCCTCAAGGCCGAACTGTGCAAGCGCGGCGCCCAGGCGACCAAGGACTTCTGCAGCGAGCACGGCATCGCCTTCGAGGTCTGCGGCAAATTGCTGGTGGCTTCCAACGACCTGGAAGTGCAACGCATGCAGGCACTGTACGAGCGCTCGCAGCAGAACGGCCTGAAGGTCGAGCGACTGGACGCTGCCGCGCTGGCTGAACGTGAACCGAACATCGTCGGCAAGGGCGCGCTGTTCCTCGATGCCACCGGCATCGTCGACTACACCCAGGTGTGCAACGCCATGGCCAAGGTGATCCGCCAGGCTGGCGGCGAGGTGCACCTGTCCACCCGCGTGCGCGCCATCCAGGAGCACGCCGACCATGTCGCCATCGGCACCGACAACCACACCTGGCGCGCCCGCCAGCTGGTGGCCTGCGCCGGCCTGCAGTCCGACCGCCTGGCGCGCCTGGCCGGGGTGAAGATCGACCATCAGATCATCCCCTTCCGCGGCGAGTACTACCGCCTGCCGGCCAGCAAGAATCAGATCGTCAACCACCTGATCTACCCGATTCCCGACCCGGAGCTGCCATTCCTCGGCGTGCACCTGACGCGCATGATCGACGGCAGCGTTACCGTCGGCCCGAACGCCGTGCTCGGTTTCGGCCGCGAGAACTACCGCAAGCTTTCGGTCAACTGGCGCGACGTGGCCGAGTACGCCCGCTTCCCAGGGTTCTGGAAAACCATCTGGAACAACCTCGGTTCCGGCACCACCGAGATGAAGAACTCGCTGTTCAAGCGCGGTTACCTGGAACAGTGCCGCAAGTACTGCCCATCGCTGGAAGTGGCAGACCTGCTGCCCTACGAAGCGGGCATTCGCGCCCAGGCGGTGATGCGCGACGGCACCCTGGTGCATGACTTCCTGTTCGCCGAGACCCCACGCATGGTGCATGTCTGCAATGCCCCGTCGCCGGCTGCCACCTCGGCCATTCCGATCGGCCAGATGATCGCCGAGAAGATCCTGAAGGCCCGCTGA
- a CDS encoding FadR/GntR family transcriptional regulator: protein MLELQRPDTLVDRVVSAIRAEIDSGRLAAESRLPTEQQLAEQLNVSRSVVREAVAQLKADGVLIARRGLGSYISQTPAGTVFRFPGSNGRKPDLVQMFEMRLWIETQAAAIAARRRDEQDLAHMAKALQEMLDKRSDFATASAADVAFHRAIAEASKNDYFVAFHDFLGGQLASARRTAWENSAAHSVGGSADANREHQALYQAIADGDRQAAAACAEAHLRASAKRLKIDLPALD, encoded by the coding sequence ATGTTAGAGCTCCAGCGCCCCGACACCCTGGTAGACCGGGTCGTCAGCGCCATTCGCGCCGAGATCGATTCCGGCCGCCTGGCCGCCGAATCGCGCCTGCCCACCGAACAGCAACTGGCCGAACAGCTGAACGTCAGCCGCTCGGTGGTGCGTGAGGCGGTGGCGCAGCTCAAGGCCGATGGCGTGCTGATCGCCCGTCGCGGACTCGGCTCCTACATCTCGCAAACACCCGCCGGCACCGTGTTCCGCTTCCCCGGCAGCAATGGCCGCAAGCCGGACCTGGTGCAGATGTTCGAAATGCGCCTGTGGATCGAGACCCAGGCCGCCGCCATCGCCGCCCGCCGCCGCGACGAGCAGGACCTGGCCCACATGGCCAAGGCCCTGCAGGAAATGCTCGACAAGCGCAGCGACTTCGCCACCGCCTCGGCCGCCGACGTGGCCTTCCACCGGGCGATTGCCGAAGCCAGCAAGAACGATTACTTCGTGGCCTTCCACGACTTCCTCGGCGGCCAGCTGGCGAGCGCCCGACGCACCGCCTGGGAAAACTCCGCTGCCCACTCGGTGGGTGGTTCGGCCGATGCCAATCGTGAACATCAGGCGCTGTACCAGGCCATCGCCGATGGCGACCGCCAGGCGGCCGCAGCCTGCGCCGAAGCGCACCTGCGCGCCTCGGCGAAGCGCCTGAAGATCGACCTTCCCGCCCTCGACTGA